In Sphingomonas sp. PAMC26645, one DNA window encodes the following:
- a CDS encoding LysR family transcriptional regulator, with protein sequence MTNWDDVRYFLAVARGGSVRAAADRLKVTHSTVIRRISQLEELLGAQVFEKLPSGYRLTEAGEEILALAELMEGASNKLETRVFGRDQSVRGLLRVALPPTVATHLLMPDFAEFCRLYPDIELQILSSSDLVNLTTRQADVALRVVYDRDTLPAHLIGRQLRDVHGAVYISRALLEDHRSGREAKVRWVLKLEDGGVPEWARENDVEQSDAPVTVTDSEAQIIAVRAGLGMAPLSCFVGDVDPLVIRVPGGALRKHGTFWLLTHGETRKTKRVRLFSDFIAQRFEAHSALLAGLVSGVSST encoded by the coding sequence ATGACGAATTGGGACGATGTTCGCTACTTCCTGGCGGTCGCGCGCGGTGGATCGGTCCGTGCCGCAGCGGATCGGCTCAAGGTGACCCATTCCACGGTGATACGCCGCATCAGTCAGCTCGAGGAGCTGCTCGGCGCACAGGTCTTCGAAAAACTGCCGTCGGGCTACCGTTTGACGGAGGCCGGCGAGGAAATCCTCGCGCTAGCGGAGCTGATGGAAGGGGCGTCGAATAAGCTGGAAACGCGCGTCTTCGGTCGGGATCAAAGCGTGCGCGGGCTACTCCGAGTGGCTCTGCCGCCGACTGTCGCAACCCATTTGCTGATGCCCGATTTTGCCGAGTTCTGCCGCCTGTACCCCGATATCGAATTACAGATCCTATCGTCCTCGGATCTGGTCAATCTCACGACGCGCCAAGCCGACGTGGCGCTGCGCGTGGTGTATGATCGCGATACGCTGCCCGCCCATCTGATCGGTCGGCAGCTCCGTGACGTTCACGGCGCCGTCTATATCTCTCGTGCACTGCTCGAAGACCATCGCTCGGGCCGAGAGGCGAAGGTCCGGTGGGTGCTGAAGCTGGAGGATGGCGGAGTCCCCGAATGGGCAAGGGAGAACGACGTCGAGCAGTCCGACGCCCCCGTCACCGTTACGGATTCCGAGGCGCAGATCATCGCTGTCAGAGCGGGCTTGGGCATGGCGCCGTTGTCCTGTTTCGTGGGCGATGTCGATCCGCTGGTCATACGGGTTCCAGGAGGCGCCCTACGCAAGCACGGCACCTTCTGGCTGCTGACGCACGGCGAGACCCGCAAGACGAAGCGCGTTCGCTTGTTCAGTGACTTCATCGCCCAGCGGTTCGAGGCCCATTCCGCGCTTCTCGCCGGTCTGGTCAGTGGCGTATCGAGCACCTGA
- a CDS encoding SRPBCC domain-containing protein, translating into MFEIIDWPADMAPSQCPIHFTNELEVAVSPETVWSLLVDPGAWPGFYPGVQHVRLLDGHSRLQSGTRFETNLAGQDVFASVQEFVPKSRIAWGGYPLVSEESKAHHAWIITPTERGVHLWTEETMRGPHWIELAKAAPDAFWLAHEKLLKDLAKVALDREAKQGRPG; encoded by the coding sequence ATGTTCGAGATCATAGATTGGCCCGCCGACATGGCACCGAGCCAGTGCCCGATCCACTTCACCAACGAATTGGAGGTCGCCGTATCGCCCGAGACGGTCTGGTCCCTGCTCGTCGACCCCGGAGCGTGGCCCGGCTTCTACCCCGGGGTCCAGCACGTCCGGTTGCTGGATGGGCATAGCAGGTTGCAATCCGGCACGCGCTTCGAGACGAACCTCGCTGGCCAGGACGTCTTCGCTTCCGTGCAGGAGTTCGTGCCGAAGAGCCGCATCGCCTGGGGGGGCTATCCGCTCGTTTCCGAGGAATCGAAGGCCCACCATGCGTGGATCATCACGCCCACGGAGAGAGGCGTCCATCTTTGGACGGAAGAGACTATGCGGGGTCCCCACTGGATCGAATTGGCAAAAGCCGCGCCCGACGCGTTCTGGCTCGCACACGAGAAGCTTCTGAAGGATCTCGCCAAGGTCGCGCTTGATCGTGAGGCAAAGCAAGGGCGTCCGGGTTAG
- a CDS encoding SDR family oxidoreductase — protein MNIDLKGRRAIVTGSTAGIGRAIAEGLARAGASVVINGRTQGRVSDTLRELRSQFPDAQLSGVVADLATAEGSATLAAQAPEADILVNNMGTARPNGFFDQDDGEWLDLFQTNVMSGVRAARHYVPGMTARGWGRVVFMSSESAINIPKEMIDYGMTKTAQLAVSRGLAELVGGTGVTVNSVLPGPTNSEILSNWMKKTAEEQGITQEDAEQEFLKTMRPTTLLNRFTSTEEVANMVVYLCSQQASGTTGAALRVDGGVLRSIA, from the coding sequence ATGAATATCGATCTCAAGGGTCGTCGGGCCATCGTCACGGGTTCGACGGCAGGCATCGGTCGCGCGATCGCCGAAGGATTGGCCAGGGCGGGGGCGTCGGTCGTCATCAACGGGCGGACGCAGGGTAGGGTCTCCGACACGCTGCGGGAATTGCGCTCGCAATTCCCTGACGCCCAGCTGAGCGGCGTCGTTGCAGATCTGGCGACCGCCGAGGGCTCCGCCACCCTAGCTGCGCAAGCGCCGGAAGCCGACATCCTCGTGAACAACATGGGCACGGCTCGGCCCAACGGCTTCTTCGATCAGGACGACGGCGAATGGTTGGACCTGTTCCAGACCAACGTCATGAGCGGAGTGCGCGCGGCACGCCATTACGTGCCGGGGATGACGGCGCGCGGCTGGGGCCGTGTGGTGTTCATGAGCAGCGAATCCGCGATCAACATCCCGAAGGAGATGATCGACTACGGCATGACGAAGACCGCGCAGCTTGCCGTATCGAGGGGGCTCGCGGAACTGGTCGGCGGAACGGGCGTCACCGTCAACTCGGTCCTTCCCGGCCCGACCAATTCCGAAATCCTGTCGAACTGGATGAAGAAGACGGCCGAGGAGCAGGGGATCACGCAGGAGGACGCCGAACAGGAGTTCCTGAAGACGATGCGACCAACCACCTTGCTCAATCGGTTCACGTCGACAGAAGAGGTCGCGAACATGGTCGTCTATCTCTGCTCGCAGCAGGCTTCCGGCACCACGGGTGCGGCTCTGCGTGTCGATGGCGGCGTCCTGCGATCAATCGCCTGA
- a CDS encoding SRPBCC domain-containing protein codes for MYDHVIWPEAFDPKTSAIYALNDIDVAAPPEVVWKLLVDAENWSDYFPPEDQVKILSDEHELQLGTRYSRVTVGFPMSLVVTESVPGQRLAWSTTVDGDHTGSSAYHGWVITPTDTGCHLLTEETQQGPFFLEELGRKNPGALYRYHQNWVEELKRAAEAEVLRAAS; via the coding sequence ATGTACGATCACGTCATCTGGCCTGAGGCGTTCGACCCAAAGACATCGGCGATCTACGCGCTCAACGATATCGACGTCGCAGCGCCTCCCGAGGTCGTCTGGAAACTGCTCGTCGATGCCGAGAACTGGTCCGACTATTTTCCACCCGAAGACCAGGTTAAAATTCTGAGCGACGAGCACGAACTGCAGCTCGGCACACGGTATAGCCGAGTTACCGTCGGCTTCCCGATGAGCCTCGTCGTCACCGAGTCCGTGCCCGGTCAAAGGCTCGCGTGGTCGACGACCGTCGATGGCGATCATACCGGATCAAGCGCTTATCATGGCTGGGTCATCACCCCTACGGACACCGGTTGCCATCTGCTGACCGAGGAAACCCAGCAGGGCCCGTTCTTCCTCGAAGAGCTCGGCCGCAAGAACCCCGGGGCGCTCTACCGCTATCATCAGAACTGGGTCGAAGAGCTCAAGCGTGCGGCGGAAGCCGAAGTCCTCCGGGCAGCCAGTTAA
- a CDS encoding NADPH-dependent F420 reductase codes for MKYAIIGFGPVGQALARMFARKGIEVVVATTRGPDAIAAQAAAIGTGIIPKSLKDAVQADIILLAVPFGAHPAVAKAAPDWQDKTIIDVTNAYGVPLEELGHLPSSAVIAKAFVGAKLVKAFNHLPASILDQDPAVAGGRRVVFLAGDEEGATGAVATLVEQLGYAPVKLGALAEGGTLVQARGTTWGPLIFQDLYKKED; via the coding sequence ATGAAATACGCGATTATCGGCTTCGGCCCTGTCGGCCAGGCGCTAGCCAGAATGTTCGCCCGAAAAGGCATCGAGGTCGTCGTCGCGACCACGCGTGGTCCCGATGCCATCGCGGCGCAGGCGGCTGCGATCGGCACGGGCATCATCCCCAAGTCCCTCAAGGACGCCGTTCAGGCCGATATCATCCTGCTTGCGGTGCCGTTTGGGGCCCACCCGGCGGTCGCCAAGGCCGCTCCGGATTGGCAGGACAAGACGATCATCGACGTCACCAACGCCTATGGCGTTCCTCTCGAGGAGCTCGGGCATCTCCCGTCATCGGCGGTGATCGCCAAGGCCTTCGTCGGCGCCAAGCTCGTCAAGGCGTTCAATCATCTTCCCGCAAGCATCCTCGATCAGGATCCAGCCGTTGCCGGCGGGCGCCGCGTGGTCTTCCTCGCGGGCGACGAGGAGGGTGCCACCGGCGCGGTGGCCACCCTCGTCGAACAGCTTGGCTATGCTCCGGTTAAACTCGGCGCGCTCGCCGAAGGCGGGACGCTCGTCCAGGCGCGCGGCACCACCTGGGGACCGCTGATCTTCCAGGATCTATACAAGAAGGAGGACTGA
- a CDS encoding M13 family metallopeptidase, with protein sequence MEKWWGPAALAVLAALPVGAPASQSKSSVAPVYGAWGVDLSAIDPTVKPGDDFDVYANGAWNVRTTIPADKSIVSLRTRMGDTTENRLHGLLAAAERTGGNVPTDRTGKLGAFYAAFMNDGSIDVLGDRPIRPELNAIAAAHDRTELARLMGRGKSDFYGTIFDLDLDVDLKNAARYAVHVSQAGLGLPDREYYSQPQLAPQLAAYQTYLTRLLTLVKWPYATSMAPRVVAFEAQIAGASWTKVEQRDVHAKYNPLATAGLNDFAPGFDWSAFLTEAGLISQPRVIVAEKSALPRIAAIFAITPLPVLKAWQAAKVVDNAAFYMSKPYADARFTFRDQVLAGQTEQQPRWRRALTAVGGGDCGATEEQIDCFGHMDFGLGQLYTDRFFPAADKTRIQRLVGDVKAAMRARLERLDWMSPATKLEALRKLDTYQIKVGYPDRPRNYSGLRITRDDLVGDVRRTAAWNWRFHTSRLNDPVDRSDWTMTPQTNDAYNGSLQDIVFPAAILQAPMFDPAADPAVNYGAIGAVIGHELTHGFDDQGRKLDADGQLRDWWTAADAAAFEERAKRLGAQFSKFEPLTGVHVNGALTMGENIADLGGLTIALEAYHRSLDGKAAQTLDGYSGDQRVFLGWAQAWRGHATQDFVRKQVATDPHAPRAFRIIGPARNIDAWYRSFHVGAGERYYLKPGDRVAIW encoded by the coding sequence ATGGAAAAGTGGTGGGGACCGGCCGCGTTGGCAGTGTTGGCGGCCTTGCCTGTCGGCGCGCCCGCCTCGCAATCCAAATCCTCCGTCGCCCCGGTGTACGGAGCCTGGGGGGTGGATCTGTCCGCCATTGATCCCACGGTGAAGCCCGGCGACGATTTCGACGTCTACGCCAATGGAGCATGGAACGTGCGTACGACGATCCCGGCTGACAAGTCGATCGTCTCGCTGCGGACCCGGATGGGGGATACGACCGAAAACCGTCTTCATGGGCTTCTCGCCGCTGCCGAGAGAACAGGCGGCAACGTGCCAACGGACCGGACGGGCAAGCTGGGAGCATTCTATGCCGCCTTCATGAACGACGGCAGCATCGACGTTCTCGGCGATCGTCCCATCCGCCCGGAGCTTAACGCCATCGCGGCGGCTCACGATCGTACGGAGCTCGCGCGTCTGATGGGTCGGGGAAAGAGCGACTTCTACGGTACGATCTTCGATTTGGACCTGGACGTCGACCTCAAGAACGCGGCGCGCTACGCAGTCCATGTCTCCCAGGCGGGGCTGGGGCTGCCGGACCGGGAATACTACTCCCAGCCTCAGCTGGCGCCGCAACTGGCGGCATACCAGACATATCTCACGCGGCTGCTGACGCTCGTCAAATGGCCGTATGCAACCTCGATGGCGCCGAGAGTCGTCGCTTTCGAAGCGCAGATCGCGGGCGCGAGCTGGACCAAGGTCGAGCAACGTGACGTGCATGCGAAGTACAATCCGCTGGCGACGGCTGGCCTAAATGATTTCGCACCGGGGTTCGACTGGTCCGCATTCCTAACCGAGGCCGGTCTGATCTCTCAGCCGAGGGTGATCGTGGCCGAGAAGAGCGCCCTGCCTCGCATCGCGGCGATCTTCGCGATCACGCCGCTCCCGGTGCTCAAGGCGTGGCAGGCCGCCAAGGTCGTCGACAACGCCGCCTTCTATATGTCCAAGCCGTACGCCGACGCGCGTTTCACCTTCCGTGACCAGGTTCTGGCTGGACAGACCGAGCAGCAACCACGCTGGCGTCGAGCGCTCACGGCCGTCGGCGGCGGCGATTGCGGCGCTACCGAGGAACAGATCGACTGCTTCGGCCACATGGATTTCGGTCTGGGCCAGCTCTACACTGACCGCTTCTTTCCAGCCGCTGACAAGACCCGCATCCAGCGACTGGTAGGCGACGTCAAGGCGGCTATGCGCGCCCGGCTCGAGCGATTGGATTGGATGAGCCCAGCGACGAAGCTAGAGGCGTTGCGCAAGCTGGACACCTACCAGATCAAGGTGGGCTACCCGGACCGGCCGCGAAATTACAGCGGTTTGCGGATCACGCGAGACGATCTCGTCGGAGATGTGCGCCGCACCGCAGCGTGGAACTGGCGCTTTCACACCTCGCGGCTGAACGATCCGGTTGATCGCTCGGACTGGACGATGACGCCGCAGACGAACGACGCCTATAATGGCTCGCTTCAGGATATCGTGTTCCCCGCGGCGATCCTTCAAGCGCCGATGTTCGATCCAGCGGCCGATCCGGCCGTCAACTACGGTGCGATCGGAGCGGTGATAGGGCATGAGCTCACGCACGGCTTCGATGACCAGGGGCGAAAGCTGGACGCCGACGGCCAGCTGCGCGACTGGTGGACGGCCGCCGACGCCGCTGCGTTCGAGGAGCGCGCCAAACGTCTCGGTGCGCAGTTCTCCAAGTTCGAGCCATTGACGGGCGTGCACGTCAACGGCGCCCTCACCATGGGGGAGAACATCGCGGACCTCGGCGGACTCACCATAGCGCTAGAGGCGTATCATCGATCGCTCGACGGGAAGGCAGCGCAGACGCTTGACGGCTACTCGGGCGACCAGCGGGTATTCCTTGGTTGGGCGCAGGCATGGCGCGGCCACGCCACACAGGACTTCGTTCGCAAGCAGGTTGCGACCGACCCACACGCGCCTCGCGCGTTCCGGATCATCGGTCCGGCTCGCAACATCGACGCCTGGTATAGGAGCTTTCATGTCGGTGCAGGCGAACGCTACTACCTCAAGCCGGGCGATAGGGTAGCGATCTGGTAG
- a CDS encoding GGDEF domain-containing protein: protein MGLAKSDLRRDGDDTESILLQLQNTILRMIAKGASLDSTSAALCSEVERILPEVICSVLIVDPAGLLHPLAGPSLPDRYSHALDGVMIGPLSGSCGTAAYLRAEVAAVDIETDVRWAGFKHLALPHGLRACWSSPICDAAGSAIATFAFYYRDARGPTAFEREVVANCVHLTQIAIDRHDRVLEHQRRAFKDALTGHPNRAAYHAALNELEGAASGSWALFVLDLDNLKIVNDTFGHHAGDRLLQVASDRIAGAARPGRTFRIGGDEFAVILQAGDALRDLEATAMHILDSLEPSADCGGHIVVPRATIGGAVYSQDNPTVERVRQNADFALYHAKETSRGGFVRYSAGLGSNMTRRMEAIRELSSALREDRVEAYYQPIFRLDTREVVGLEALCRMRIGDTVVSAASFHEATADAQVATSLTARMMTLVAVDLRRWLDLGIPFQHVGINISSADLSNGSVGQVLAATFDREGVPLDHVILEVTETVYMGRGDQAIQRAIRSLRASGIRVALDDFGTGFASLTHLLTVPVDVIKIDKMFVDHLEPDGVSLTIVEGLIRIAKKMGIRIVAEGIETEEQVGQLRAIGCVLGQGYVFSPAVDSDAATALLLEHGQRISRPAIASISIAR from the coding sequence ATGGGCTTGGCAAAATCCGATCTCCGCAGAGACGGCGATGATACCGAAAGTATCCTGCTCCAGCTCCAAAATACGATTCTGCGGATGATCGCCAAAGGCGCAAGCCTCGACTCCACAAGCGCAGCGCTGTGTAGCGAGGTGGAGCGCATTCTTCCGGAAGTGATCTGTTCGGTTCTGATCGTCGATCCAGCAGGTCTACTCCACCCGTTGGCGGGTCCAAGCCTTCCTGACAGGTATTCTCATGCGCTCGATGGCGTCATGATAGGTCCGCTGTCAGGCTCCTGTGGAACCGCGGCTTATCTGAGGGCTGAGGTTGCGGCCGTCGACATCGAGACGGACGTCCGGTGGGCTGGGTTCAAGCACCTGGCACTTCCCCACGGGCTTCGCGCATGCTGGTCCAGTCCGATATGCGACGCTGCCGGGAGCGCGATCGCTACCTTTGCCTTCTACTACCGTGATGCAAGGGGGCCGACCGCGTTCGAACGCGAAGTGGTGGCCAACTGTGTTCACCTTACGCAGATAGCCATCGACCGGCACGACCGTGTTCTTGAGCACCAACGGCGTGCGTTTAAAGACGCGTTGACCGGACACCCGAACCGAGCCGCGTATCATGCTGCCCTCAATGAACTGGAAGGTGCTGCGTCCGGAAGTTGGGCGCTGTTCGTACTCGACCTCGATAACCTGAAGATCGTCAACGACACCTTCGGCCACCATGCCGGCGACAGACTCTTGCAGGTCGCGAGCGACAGGATCGCGGGCGCAGCCCGTCCGGGCCGTACGTTCCGGATCGGTGGCGACGAGTTTGCGGTGATACTTCAGGCAGGTGACGCCCTGAGGGATCTCGAAGCGACGGCAATGCATATCCTGGACTCGCTCGAACCCTCCGCCGATTGCGGCGGGCACATCGTTGTCCCTAGGGCCACCATCGGCGGAGCGGTTTACTCGCAGGACAATCCAACCGTAGAGCGCGTCCGCCAGAATGCAGACTTCGCGCTCTACCATGCCAAGGAAACCAGCCGAGGCGGGTTCGTACGATACTCGGCAGGGCTCGGTTCGAACATGACGCGGCGCATGGAAGCCATCAGGGAATTGAGCTCCGCACTGCGGGAGGATCGGGTCGAGGCGTACTACCAGCCGATCTTCCGGCTGGATACGCGTGAGGTCGTCGGACTGGAGGCGCTTTGCCGCATGCGCATCGGCGACACCGTCGTCTCCGCCGCGTCGTTCCATGAAGCGACCGCCGACGCCCAGGTTGCGACTTCGCTGACCGCGCGGATGATGACCCTTGTCGCTGTCGATCTGCGCAGATGGCTCGACTTGGGCATCCCGTTTCAGCATGTCGGCATCAACATATCGTCGGCGGATCTCAGCAATGGCTCCGTCGGACAGGTTCTCGCTGCAACGTTCGATCGTGAAGGGGTTCCTCTCGATCACGTCATCCTGGAAGTCACCGAGACGGTCTACATGGGGCGTGGCGATCAAGCCATCCAGAGGGCGATCAGGTCGCTAAGAGCCAGTGGCATCCGTGTGGCGCTGGACGACTTCGGGACAGGCTTCGCGTCGCTGACGCACCTACTTACGGTTCCCGTCGACGTCATTAAAATTGATAAGATGTTCGTCGACCATCTCGAACCCGACGGGGTGAGCCTTACCATCGTCGAAGGACTCATCCGGATCGCGAAGAAGATGGGCATCCGGATCGTGGCGGAAGGGATCGAGACCGAAGAACAGGTCGGGCAGCTTCGAGCCATCGGCTGTGTACTGGGGCAGGGGTACGTCTTTTCGCCGGCGGTCGACAGTGATGCCGCGACCGCCCTGCTCCTGGAACATGGGCAACGTATCTCGCGCCCGGCGATCGCATCGATCTCGATCGCTCGCTGA
- a CDS encoding cupin domain-containing protein produces the protein MVNPKRRDFLVAASVFGATAATVSARAQTYGNPDLPPEGAINAANNPATRRTPIGPQNTALADQFPSAGSPPATDVDGLPMFWASFNNAHKRIQNGGWARQVTKADFAISTTISGVNMHLSAGGIRELHWHLTAEWSIMTRGRCRITTMDAEGRASVDDVEEGDLWYFPAGLPHSLQGLGPDGCEFVLAFDDGAQSENNTLLLSEFIAHIPPEILAKNFNVPPDAFKTIPLSSKWIFQGQEPGTLAADRAAAHVVPGAAPVIFHLSRSKPRHSTAGGTIQIADSENFPISKTVAAALVTVKPGGMREIHWHPNADEWQYWMKGKGRMTIFDNGPKAVTMDFNPGDVGYVKKSQGHYIENTGTGDLVFLEIFRTDRYEEVSLSNWLTHLPPDLVAQHLNIPASTIKRFPRGGPGIVPI, from the coding sequence GTGGTCAACCCCAAACGTCGTGACTTCCTCGTCGCCGCAAGCGTGTTCGGCGCAACCGCCGCAACCGTCTCCGCCCGAGCCCAGACCTACGGCAATCCCGATCTACCGCCAGAGGGGGCGATCAACGCGGCGAACAACCCCGCGACCCGTCGCACGCCGATCGGGCCGCAGAACACCGCGCTCGCAGATCAGTTTCCCTCCGCGGGAAGCCCGCCAGCCACCGACGTCGACGGTCTGCCAATGTTCTGGGCATCGTTCAACAATGCCCACAAGCGTATACAGAACGGCGGCTGGGCGCGGCAGGTGACGAAGGCCGACTTTGCGATCTCGACGACCATATCCGGCGTCAACATGCACCTGTCCGCCGGTGGCATCCGTGAACTGCACTGGCACCTGACCGCGGAGTGGTCGATCATGACGCGCGGCCGGTGCCGCATCACGACGATGGATGCGGAAGGCCGGGCGAGCGTCGACGATGTCGAAGAGGGCGATCTCTGGTACTTCCCTGCGGGCCTCCCCCATTCGCTCCAGGGCCTCGGGCCCGACGGTTGCGAATTCGTGCTGGCGTTCGACGACGGTGCGCAGTCGGAGAACAACACGCTGCTGCTGAGCGAATTCATCGCGCACATTCCGCCCGAGATCCTAGCCAAGAACTTCAACGTTCCACCCGATGCATTCAAGACGATACCATTGAGCAGCAAATGGATCTTCCAGGGTCAGGAGCCTGGCACGCTGGCGGCTGATCGCGCAGCCGCGCACGTCGTACCGGGTGCGGCACCGGTCATCTTCCATCTCTCTCGGTCAAAGCCGCGCCATTCCACGGCGGGTGGCACGATTCAGATCGCCGACAGTGAGAACTTTCCGATCTCGAAGACGGTCGCGGCAGCACTCGTGACCGTCAAGCCGGGCGGCATGCGGGAGATCCACTGGCACCCGAACGCGGACGAGTGGCAGTACTGGATGAAGGGCAAGGGGCGCATGACGATCTTCGACAATGGTCCCAAGGCGGTCACGATGGACTTCAATCCGGGCGACGTCGGCTATGTGAAGAAGAGTCAGGGCCATTACATCGAGAATACCGGAACCGGCGACCTCGTCTTCCTCGAGATATTCCGCACGGATCGCTATGAGGAGGTGTCGCTGTCGAACTGGCTCACGCACCTGCCGCCCGATCTCGTCGCCCAGCATCTCAACATTCCGGCGTCGACGATCAAGCGGTTTCCACGCGGCGGACCGGGGATCGTGCCGATTTGA
- a CDS encoding DUF6629 family protein, producing MCFSATASFVASGVLATIGVATLRQVREPRALLFASVPMLFAGHQFCEGLVWLAFHGELGRVALDHAVLLFMLYALGVLPTLMPAAVALMEPVGWRRTAIVGLTIAGAFVCAWNIVGLILFPVHAFVEHSSIAYRNPMTSNMVVSVLYILATCGALLLSTHRVVRTYGVVNMIGLTIVHLVKGYAFASVWCFYAAILSVMLYWQFHRRKIDVATPNGASSAHKPFLLTWLRAS from the coding sequence ATGTGCTTTTCGGCTACTGCAAGCTTCGTCGCCTCCGGGGTGCTGGCGACAATCGGCGTGGCGACGCTGCGCCAAGTTCGCGAGCCCCGCGCCCTGCTCTTCGCTTCCGTACCGATGCTTTTCGCCGGGCATCAGTTCTGCGAGGGGCTGGTCTGGCTGGCATTCCACGGCGAACTCGGGCGGGTTGCACTCGACCATGCCGTACTGCTGTTCATGCTGTACGCGCTCGGCGTCCTTCCGACGTTGATGCCGGCGGCGGTGGCGTTGATGGAGCCGGTCGGCTGGCGTCGCACCGCGATCGTCGGGCTCACCATAGCCGGCGCATTCGTATGCGCCTGGAACATCGTGGGCCTGATCCTGTTCCCGGTCCACGCGTTCGTCGAACATTCCTCGATCGCATATCGTAACCCGATGACCAGCAACATGGTCGTGTCGGTCCTCTACATATTGGCGACGTGCGGCGCACTGCTGCTGTCCACCCACCGCGTCGTCAGGACGTACGGCGTCGTGAACATGATCGGGCTGACGATCGTCCACTTGGTCAAAGGCTATGCCTTCGCCTCGGTCTGGTGCTTCTACGCCGCGATCCTGAGCGTCATGCTCTATTGGCAGTTCCACCGGCGCAAGATCGACGTCGCGACGCCAAACGGCGCTTCGTCGGCTCACAAGCCGTTCCTGCTGACGTGGCTCCGAGCGTCATGA
- a CDS encoding fumarylacetoacetate hydrolase family protein, producing the protein MKLRWIESDRSARLVVEVGDTWEPVGDVHRDEELELIAAMEGNPPSARSWEGDALALQPRSYRDFMLYERHFVQAGHGYLKRYRPAVARLARGFEAMTGRDFPPLRPPPLWYKEAIYYMSNHLAFVGNGALIGWPSYTDALDYELELGFFLERPLRDATPEEALAAIGGFTVFNDFSARDVQMPEMGSGFGPQKSKSFCSALSSTVVSANVILPDIDRLTGRVIINGDVVAQCSSAGMQHTIGQAVAHVSRSETLHPGEFFATGTWPNGSGMENGHWLKPGDKIRLEIDGVGHLENRVASRSSRPINLHADHVAATTLTDERARRLAEVQPANANMNSHTTSISSATKARLVENDR; encoded by the coding sequence ATGAAGCTTCGATGGATCGAATCCGACCGATCGGCCCGACTCGTGGTGGAGGTCGGAGATACTTGGGAACCGGTCGGCGATGTTCATCGTGATGAGGAGCTCGAACTGATCGCGGCGATGGAGGGCAATCCGCCAAGTGCGCGCTCATGGGAGGGCGATGCGCTTGCGCTCCAGCCCAGGTCCTATCGCGACTTCATGCTTTACGAGCGCCATTTCGTCCAAGCAGGGCACGGCTATCTCAAAAGGTACCGGCCGGCCGTCGCGCGTCTCGCGCGAGGCTTCGAGGCGATGACTGGAAGAGACTTCCCGCCGCTTCGACCGCCGCCGCTATGGTACAAAGAGGCCATCTACTACATGAGCAATCATCTGGCCTTCGTAGGCAACGGCGCATTGATTGGTTGGCCGTCTTACACGGACGCCCTGGATTACGAGCTGGAGCTGGGCTTCTTCCTCGAGCGCCCGCTGCGGGACGCGACGCCGGAGGAGGCGTTGGCTGCGATCGGTGGCTTCACCGTGTTCAACGACTTCAGCGCACGCGACGTGCAGATGCCCGAAATGGGTAGCGGTTTCGGACCGCAGAAGTCCAAGAGCTTCTGCAGCGCATTGTCGTCGACGGTAGTCTCCGCGAACGTGATCCTGCCAGACATCGACCGCCTGACGGGCCGCGTCATCATCAATGGCGACGTGGTGGCGCAGTGCTCCTCCGCCGGGATGCAGCACACGATCGGACAGGCGGTAGCGCACGTATCGCGATCGGAAACCCTCCACCCCGGCGAGTTTTTTGCGACAGGCACGTGGCCGAACGGTTCGGGAATGGAGAACGGACACTGGTTGAAGCCAGGTGACAAGATTCGGCTCGAGATAGACGGCGTAGGCCATCTCGAAAACAGGGTGGCGAGCAGATCAAGTCGACCAATCAACCTTCACGCTGACCACGTTGCCGCAACGACGTTGACGGACGAACGTGCGCGGCGTTTAGCTGAAGTCCAACCGGCGAACGCGAATATGAATTCGCATACCACTTCGATCTCTTCGGCCACAAAAGCGCGGTTAGTCGAGAACGATCGTTGA